A window of the Arachis duranensis cultivar V14167 chromosome 5, aradu.V14167.gnm2.J7QH, whole genome shotgun sequence genome harbors these coding sequences:
- the LOC107488472 gene encoding uncharacterized protein LOC107488472, with translation MAMLVSSSSSSSSSSPHSLSFTRSLHNALSPFSITFTLTRSHSPKRAPPSFKATLITNSDSFQVGRAIGSYGFMNVTSYSAFPSALEGNDYSYADFGAGLKTQDVGEGSVKIRLYEGRVSQGPLRGTPVIFKVYPGKRAGGIEADMMAANELNAHSFLQSNSKGIVQNLVLLVGGFETITGEQWLAFRDDGKYSAADYAKFASDRVSRDRASGELSSWNRFEQEQSIKRKQIFVIKLLQGAMRGLAYMHDNNRLHQSLGPFSVMLNTISEREARYLIPRLRDLAFSVDVSYSELEEDPRSLADGLWRRATAAGAFTRMEKRAFAIADDIYEAGLLFAYMAFVPFCEAGAMDGLALQRLLENTFQLDLEATREYCMEDDRLAKAVEFLDLGDGAGWELLQAMLNADFRKRPIAQAVLNHRFMTGDVL, from the exons ATGGCCATgcttgtttcttcttcttcctcctcttcttcttcttctccccatTCCCTCTCTTTCACCCGTTCTCTTCACAACGCACTTTCCCCATTCTCCATAACATTCACACTCACACGCTCTCACTCTCCCAAACGCGCACCACCATCTTTCAAAGCCACCCTCATCACCAACTCCGATTCCTTCCAAGTAGGTCGCGCCATTGGCAGCTACGGTTTCATGAATGTCACTAG CTATTCAGCTTTTCCCTCTGCCCTAGAAGGCAACGATTATTCATACGCTGATTTCGGAGCTGGTCTCAAGACTCAAGATGTTGGAGAAGGCAGTGTTAAAATCAG GCTCTATGAAGGTAGGGTTTCCCAGGGTCCACTCAGAGGTACCCCTGTTATTTTCAAG GTTTATCCTGGAAAGCGAGCTGGTGGAATTGAGGCTGATATGATGGCTGCTAATGAGTTGAATGCTCACTCCTTTCTTCAA AGCAATTCTAAAGGTATTGTTCAGAATCTTGTGTTACTTGTTGGTGGTTTTGAAACTATTACTGGGGAGCAG TGGCTTGCTTTTCGCGATGATGGGAAATATAGTGCAGCGGATTATGCAAAATTTGCGAGTGATAGGGTATCAAGAGACCGAGCTTCGGGAGAATTGTCTTCCTGGAATCGCTTTGAGCAAGAACAATCGATCAAGAGAAAGCAAATTTTTGTGATAAAGCTGCTCCAAGGTGCTATGAGAGGTCTAGCTTACATGCATGACAATAACAGATTGCACCAGAGTCTTGGACCATTTTCTGTGATGCTCAA CACCATTTCAGAAAGAGAAGCTCGGTATTTGATTCCAAGACTTCGAGATCTGGCCTTTTCTGTTGATGTCAG CTACTCAGAACTAGAAGAGGATCCAAGATCACTTGCAGATGGTCTCTGGAGGCGAGCAACAGCTGCTGGTGCATTCACGCGTATGGAGAAAAGAGCCTTTGCAATAGCTGATGACAT ATACGAAGCGGGTCTTCTTTTTGCGTACATGGCTTTTGTTCCATTTTGCGAAGCTGGCGCAATGGATGGCCTTGCCTTGCAA AGACTTTTAGAGAACACTTTCCAACTTGATCTTGAAGCAACACGAGA GTATTGTATGGAAGATGACCGATTAGCGAAGGCTGTCGAGTTCCTCGATCTTGGAGATGGTGCTGGTTGGGAGTTACTTCAg GCAATGCTTAATGCTGATTTTCGAAAGAGACCAATTGCGCAGGCCGTTCTCAATCATAGGTTTATGACTGGGGATGTTCTTTGA
- the LOC127739593 gene encoding histone acetyltransferase MCC1-like gives MATSTKVHNEPPPGIRLRPLLLSDLATLLDIHDKIFPHGNEDPSLFYEQMLSNEDSDDKMMTLGAVDSSRPDDKSDEIIGYVVTTKIVNASDSEIADNIVAAGESSDKLDNKSLVYVMWLGVLEAYRNRGIGTYLMREVIKYASRIPTCVGIYLHAVAENKAAIKLYKKLKFKCVRRLRNYYPINGKLYDGLLFVHCLNGARCYRSPKDVVTLMLGHVRSGLKSVGTRLRKIKQERQHRS, from the exons ATGGCAACAAGCACAAAGGTGCACAATGAACCACCGCCAGGAATACGTCTCAGGCCCCTACTACTTTCTGACCTTGCGACTCTGCTGGATATTCATGACAAAATATTCCCCCACGG gaATGAAGACCCTTCATTATTTTACGAACAAATGTTATCAAATGAAGATTCTGATGACAAGATGATGACATTGGGAGCTGTTGACAGTAGTAGGCCAGATGATAAAAGTGATGAAATCATTGGATACGTAGTCACAACTAAAATTGTTAATGCAAGCGACAGTGAG atAGCGGATAATATAGTTGCAGCAGGTGAGTCATCAGATAAATTAGACAATAAGAGTTTGGTGTATGTTATGTGGCTGGGAGTATTGGAAGCATATAGGAATCGAGGAATAG GAACTTATTTGATGAGGGAGGTTATAAAGTATGCTTCGAGGATTCCAACATGCGTGGGCATTTACCTGCACGCGGTTGCTGAGAATAAGGCAGCAATTAAGTTgtacaagaaattgaagttcAAGTGTGTTAGAAGGTTAAGGAACTATTATCCAATCAATGGCAAGCTTTATGATGGATTATTATTCGTCCACTGTCTTAATGGTGCACGCTGTTATCGCTCACCAAA agatGTTGTGACATTAATGTTGGGGCACGTGAGAAGTGGGTTGAAGTCAGTGGGTACTAGGCTGCGCAAGATTAAACAAGAAAGGCAGCACCGTTCATGa